One stretch of Caminicella sporogenes DSM 14501 DNA includes these proteins:
- a CDS encoding PSP1 domain-containing protein: MVKVIGVRFKKAGKIYYFDPDGIDIEKGQNVIVETSRGIEFGEVVVGPKDVDEESIVSPLKKVLRIATLEDKIKAKENKEKEKEAFDICLKKIEEHGLEMKLIDVEYTFDNNKVIFYFTADGRIDFRELVKDLAAIFRTRIELRQIGVRDETKMLGGIGPCGRTLCCCTWLGEFEPVSIKMAKDQNLSLNPSKISGICGRLLCCLRYEQDSYKQLKKGLPNAGEKVNTPDGKGIVIENNVLRESVKVRLINNENEETGELDLSDDIYIYHKGEIERIEANEELGLDNEEDNESEADEEILLDENLLDDEVTTE; encoded by the coding sequence ATGGTAAAAGTTATAGGAGTTAGATTTAAAAAAGCCGGGAAAATATATTATTTTGACCCAGATGGTATAGATATTGAAAAGGGACAAAATGTAATTGTTGAAACGTCTAGAGGGATAGAATTTGGAGAAGTTGTAGTAGGACCTAAAGATGTAGATGAAGAATCAATAGTTTCACCACTGAAAAAAGTGCTAAGAATAGCTACTTTAGAAGATAAAATAAAGGCAAAAGAAAATAAAGAAAAGGAAAAAGAGGCTTTTGATATATGTTTAAAAAAGATAGAAGAACATGGATTGGAAATGAAGTTAATTGATGTAGAATATACATTTGATAACAATAAAGTTATTTTTTATTTTACAGCAGATGGCAGAATAGATTTTAGAGAATTAGTTAAAGATTTAGCAGCAATTTTTAGAACTAGAATAGAGCTTAGGCAAATTGGCGTTAGAGATGAAACTAAAATGCTTGGTGGAATAGGACCATGTGGGAGAACTTTGTGCTGTTGTACTTGGCTTGGAGAATTTGAACCAGTTTCTATAAAAATGGCTAAAGATCAAAATCTTTCATTAAATCCATCTAAGATTTCAGGAATATGTGGAAGATTGTTGTGCTGTTTAAGATATGAACAAGATAGTTATAAACAACTTAAAAAAGGACTTCCTAACGCCGGAGAAAAAGTAAATACTCCTGATGGAAAGGGAATAGTAATTGAGAATAATGTATTGCGTGAATCAGTAAAAGTTAGATTAATTAATAATGAAAATGAAGAAACGGGTGAATTAGATTTAAGTGATGATATATATATTTATCATAAAGGCGAAATTGAGCGAATAGAAGCAAATGAAGAATTAGGTTTAGATAATGAAGAAGATAATGAAAGTGAAGCAGATGAAGAAATTTTACTAGATGAAAATTTATTAGATGATGAAGTTACAACTGAATAA
- the rsmI gene encoding 16S rRNA (cytidine(1402)-2'-O)-methyltransferase has protein sequence MKGKLYICPTPIGNLEDITIRTLNILKKVDLIAAEDTRHTIKLLNHYDIKKPLVSYHEHNKDKRGQELIEKLKEGQNIALVSDAGMPGISDPGEDLVKLCIENNISLEVLPGASAIITALVISGLSTKKFAFEGFLDRNKKKRRERLKEIKKDDRTLVFYESPHRLLDCLNDMMDILDDRQIVIARELTKKYEEVLRGSISDILNHFKAKQPKGEFVILVEGNYDEKGRSDIWEKISIKEHIILYINKGMKKKEAIKKVAEDRKIPKREVYKYSVDI, from the coding sequence ATAAAAGGGAAACTTTATATTTGTCCAACGCCTATAGGGAATTTAGAGGATATAACTATAAGAACTTTAAATATACTAAAGAAAGTTGATTTAATAGCTGCTGAAGATACAAGACATACAATTAAATTATTAAATCATTATGATATAAAGAAACCATTGGTAAGTTATCATGAACATAATAAAGATAAAAGAGGACAGGAACTTATTGAAAAATTAAAAGAAGGACAAAATATTGCTTTGGTAAGTGATGCTGGAATGCCCGGTATATCTGACCCGGGTGAAGATTTAGTAAAATTATGTATAGAAAATAATATTTCTTTAGAAGTATTGCCGGGAGCAAGTGCTATAATAACTGCATTGGTAATATCTGGACTTTCAACTAAAAAATTTGCATTTGAAGGATTTTTAGATAGAAATAAGAAAAAAAGAAGGGAAAGGCTCAAAGAGATAAAAAAAGATGATAGAACTTTAGTATTTTATGAATCACCCCATAGATTGTTAGATTGTTTAAATGATATGATGGATATATTAGATGATAGACAAATTGTAATAGCTAGAGAACTTACAAAAAAGTATGAAGAAGTTTTACGTGGAAGTATTTCTGATATATTAAATCATTTTAAGGCAAAACAGCCAAAAGGAGAGTTTGTAATTTTAGTAGAAGGAAATTATGATGAAAAAGGCAGAAGCGATATTTGGGAAAAAATTTCTATTAAAGAACATATAATTTTATATATAAATAAAGGAATGAAAAAGAAAGAAGCAATAAAAAAGGTAGCAGAAGATAGAAAAATTCCTAAAAGAGAAGTATATAAATACAGCGTAGATATTTAG
- a CDS encoding YtxH domain-containing protein — MFLSQRKREIEAKMNFNRGFTTGAVIGTLLGGIIGGALGILIAPDSGKNTRKKIYSSADELKNNIEKELLEVKNKINEDIRQSILQLKNEIAEKNFFRKEKEEIQTNLGKITYSKDLVSDGLIEVDNIKENEAKEKNEENI, encoded by the coding sequence ATGTTTTTGAGTCAAAGAAAAAGAGAAATAGAAGCTAAAATGAATTTTAACAGAGGATTTACTACCGGAGCTGTTATAGGAACTCTACTTGGTGGAATTATAGGTGGAGCTCTTGGAATTTTAATCGCCCCTGACTCCGGCAAAAATACTCGTAAAAAAATTTATAGTAGTGCAGATGAATTAAAAAACAATATAGAAAAAGAACTTTTAGAAGTTAAAAATAAAATTAATGAAGATATACGACAATCTATACTACAACTGAAAAATGAAATTGCAGAAAAAAACTTTTTCAGAAAAGAAAAAGAAGAAATACAAACTAATCTTGGTAAAATAACTTATAGTAAAGACTTAGTGTCTGATGGATTAATTGAAGTTGACAATATTAAAGAAAATGAGGCAAAGGAAAAAAATGAAGAAAATATTTAA
- a CDS encoding spore maturation protein, whose translation MDKILNIISICSIPAMITIIIFHGYIKGVNLYDAFVEGASEGFKTSVKIMPYLVAIFIAIGIFKESGALEIFSNILLLPGRIIGIPKEIIPLVILKPISGSGSLAMVKDIVNTYGADSFIGRVASTMMGSSETIFYTMALYFGAIGIKNSRHTLVCGLIAHLAGVVSAVMICKIIF comes from the coding sequence ATGGATAAAATTTTAAATATTATATCTATATGTTCGATTCCAGCAATGATTACTATAATAATATTTCATGGCTATATAAAAGGAGTAAATTTATATGATGCATTTGTAGAAGGAGCATCAGAAGGATTTAAAACTTCAGTTAAGATTATGCCTTATCTAGTAGCTATATTTATAGCAATAGGTATATTTAAAGAATCAGGTGCGCTTGAAATTTTTTCAAATATATTGTTACTACCCGGAAGGATTATAGGAATTCCAAAAGAAATTATTCCACTTGTAATATTAAAACCAATATCGGGTAGTGGTTCTTTAGCTATGGTAAAAGATATAGTAAATACATATGGAGCAGATTCCTTTATAGGCAGAGTAGCTTCAACAATGATGGGGTCATCTGAAACGATATTTTATACAATGGCACTGTATTTTGGAGCTATAGGAATAAAAAATTCAAGGCACACTTTGGTTTGTGGGCTTATAGCTCATTTAGCAGGGGTTGTTTCAGCAGTAATGATATGTAAAATAATTTTTTGA
- the tmk gene encoding dTMP kinase: protein MKGIFISFEGPDGAGKTTQIKLLKDYLEKKGYEVLVTREPGGTNISEQIRSIILNKNNIEMNNITEAMLYAASRAQHVSELIKPSLEKGKIIISDRFVDSSIVYQGIGRNLGIDFVKSINDMAIQGIMPQITFLLKISPNEGLKRRFSSDECNRLDMEKVEFHNKVYEGYLELESLYPERIVGIDASRSIEKVHEEIIKIVEKKIYNV, encoded by the coding sequence ATGAAGGGAATATTTATAAGTTTTGAAGGACCTGATGGAGCAGGAAAAACTACTCAAATAAAACTATTAAAAGATTATTTAGAGAAAAAGGGATATGAAGTATTAGTTACTAGAGAACCGGGAGGAACGAACATAAGTGAACAAATTCGTTCAATTATATTAAATAAAAATAATATAGAAATGAATAATATAACTGAGGCTATGCTTTATGCAGCTTCGAGAGCTCAACATGTAAGTGAGCTTATAAAACCTTCCTTAGAAAAAGGAAAAATAATTATTTCTGATAGATTTGTAGATTCTAGTATAGTATATCAGGGAATAGGAAGAAATCTTGGAATAGATTTTGTTAAAAGTATAAATGATATGGCTATTCAGGGAATTATGCCACAGATAACTTTTTTACTTAAAATTTCTCCAAACGAAGGTTTGAAAAGGAGATTTTCTTCAGATGAATGTAATAGATTAGATATGGAAAAAGTTGAGTTTCATAATAAAGTTTATGAAGGTTATCTGGAGCTTGAAAGTCTTTATCCAGAAAGAATAGTAGGAATAGATGCTTCTAGAAGTATAGAAAAAGTACATGAGGAAATTATTAAAATTGTAGAAAAAAAGATATATAATGTTTAA
- a CDS encoding aminotransferase class I/II-fold pyridoxal phosphate-dependent enzyme produces the protein MDNPIILNNLIKISKKDMVSFHVPGHKNGKIFEKYYRNFVNNISKLDTTEIYGNDNLHFPKGMIKEAQEKAAKFYGAYNTFFLINGTTCGIYAMIMAATNPGDKIIVTRDCHRSVINAIILGGLVPVYVMPQIDNERFLSMGVTPHSIERALKENSDAKAVVITYPNYYGICSDIKKIANIVHKYNKLLLVDEAHGAHLKLHYKLPMSSLELGADIVVQSTHKTLPSFTQSSLLHVKSKRVDLDKLKFMLSLNQSSSPSYILMTSLDMAITIAMKEGQFLMDKLIDNINEFVNMINNLDGIDVLSKDIKGSYGAYDLDITKITISMRDIGIDGVTAEEILRKKYNIQVEMADMFNILAVSSIANEKNDFERLSKAIKNIHSNKKITRKKIELPEYNFKSYEMKIIPREAVYMEKESIPFTESKGKISGEYIIPYPPGIPLICPGEIITEEVIEYVKVLKSIGLNIIGMSDEKLDTIKVII, from the coding sequence TTGGATAATCCAATTATTTTAAATAATTTAATAAAGATTTCTAAAAAGGATATGGTTTCTTTTCATGTTCCCGGACATAAAAATGGCAAGATTTTTGAGAAATATTATAGAAACTTTGTTAATAATATTAGCAAATTAGATACAACAGAAATTTATGGAAATGACAACCTTCATTTTCCAAAAGGTATGATAAAAGAAGCACAAGAAAAAGCAGCTAAATTTTATGGAGCTTATAATACTTTTTTTTTAATAAATGGAACTACATGTGGAATTTATGCAATGATTATGGCAGCAACAAATCCGGGTGATAAAATAATAGTAACTAGAGATTGTCATAGATCGGTTATAAATGCAATAATCCTTGGAGGTTTAGTTCCTGTATATGTTATGCCGCAAATAGATAATGAAAGGTTTTTAAGTATGGGTGTTACCCCTCATTCAATAGAAAGAGCATTAAAGGAAAATTCTGATGCAAAAGCAGTAGTAATAACTTATCCAAATTATTATGGAATATGTAGTGATATAAAAAAAATAGCTAATATAGTTCATAAATATAATAAGCTTTTACTTGTTGATGAAGCCCATGGAGCTCATTTAAAATTACACTATAAATTACCTATGTCATCTTTAGAGCTTGGTGCAGATATAGTTGTACAAAGCACTCATAAGACATTACCTTCTTTTACACAGAGTTCTTTACTTCATGTAAAATCAAAGAGAGTAGATTTAGATAAATTGAAATTTATGCTTTCTTTGAATCAAAGTAGTAGTCCGTCATACATTTTAATGACATCTTTAGATATGGCAATAACTATAGCAATGAAAGAAGGACAATTTTTAATGGACAAGCTTATTGACAATATAAATGAATTTGTAAATATGATAAATAATTTAGATGGTATTGATGTACTTTCTAAGGATATAAAAGGAAGCTATGGAGCATATGATTTAGATATAACTAAAATTACAATATCTATGAGGGATATAGGAATTGACGGAGTAACAGCAGAAGAAATACTTAGAAAAAAATATAATATTCAAGTTGAAATGGCTGATATGTTTAATATTTTAGCAGTGTCATCTATAGCTAATGAAAAAAATGATTTTGAAAGATTAAGTAAGGCTATTAAAAATATACATAGTAATAAGAAAATTACTCGCAAAAAGATTGAACTACCTGAATATAATTTTAAAAGCTATGAAATGAAGATTATTCCTAGAGAAGCTGTATACATGGAAAAAGAAAGTATACCGTTTACAGAAAGTAAAGGAAAAATTAGTGGGGAGTATATAATTCCCTATCCTCCTGGTATTCCTCTAATATGTCCGGGTGAAATTATTACTGAAGAAGTAATAGAGTACGTTAAAGTTTTAAAAAGCATTGGATTGAATATTATTGGAATGAGTGATGAAAAATTAGATACGATAAAAGTAATAATATAG
- a CDS encoding cyclic-di-AMP receptor, which yields MKLVIAIIHDEDSHELIEKLTEKNYGVTKLASTGGFLKSGNTTLLVGTQKEKVDEVISIIKDVCRTRKEITTTSPMIADNSGFMSIPIEITIGGATIFVVDIERFEKV from the coding sequence ATGAAACTAGTAATTGCTATTATTCATGATGAAGATTCTCATGAATTAATAGAAAAATTAACAGAAAAAAATTATGGAGTTACTAAATTAGCATCAACAGGTGGATTTTTAAAGTCTGGCAATACAACGTTATTAGTGGGAACGCAGAAAGAAAAAGTTGATGAAGTTATATCTATTATTAAAGATGTATGCAGAACTAGAAAGGAAATTACTACTACATCGCCAATGATAGCAGACAATAGTGGGTTTATGTCTATACCTATTGAAATAACAATAGGAGGGGCTACTATTTTTGTTGTAGATATAGAGAGATTTGAAAAAGTATAG
- the holB gene encoding DNA polymerase III subunit delta', with amino-acid sequence MSFNDIIGHDNIIKFLKTAITNNKLAHAYVFDGIDGVGKMLTAKEFAKAINCKNNLNDACEICSSCIKINNNNHPDINIIVPDGNSIKNRQIEEFQNEILLKPYESEKKIFIIQNAETMTVSAQNRLLKILEEPPEYGIIILITENIYNLLPTIKSRCQIIKFHRIPKKYIENFLENNYNIEKIDSKLLAGFSDGSIGRAVELCISEEFKDRRETTIEVIDEIVRGDKLKLLDYVKFFEDNKEYIDQILDFFSIWFRDMLLLLETNEDSYVLNIDKINYLKIHGSIVEYEKIPKAIEIIEETRKNIKANVNFGLCIEMLLLNLQEV; translated from the coding sequence ATGAGTTTTAATGATATAATTGGGCACGACAATATAATAAAGTTTTTGAAAACAGCTATAACAAATAATAAATTAGCTCATGCCTATGTATTTGATGGTATAGATGGTGTAGGAAAAATGCTAACAGCAAAAGAGTTTGCTAAAGCAATAAATTGTAAAAATAATTTAAATGATGCATGTGAAATTTGCAGTTCATGTATAAAGATAAACAATAATAATCATCCTGATATAAATATTATAGTACCCGATGGGAATAGTATAAAAAATAGGCAAATTGAAGAATTTCAAAACGAAATTCTTTTAAAACCTTATGAAAGTGAAAAGAAGATATTTATTATACAGAATGCAGAAACTATGACTGTGAGTGCACAAAACAGATTATTAAAGATATTAGAAGAGCCACCTGAATATGGCATTATAATACTTATAACAGAGAATATTTATAATTTACTTCCAACTATTAAATCCAGATGTCAAATTATAAAATTTCATAGGATACCAAAAAAATATATAGAAAATTTTTTAGAAAATAATTATAATATTGAAAAAATAGATAGTAAACTGTTAGCTGGATTTTCAGATGGTTCTATAGGAAGAGCAGTAGAACTTTGCATTTCTGAAGAATTTAAAGATAGAAGAGAAACCACTATAGAAGTGATAGATGAAATAGTACGAGGAGACAAATTAAAACTATTAGATTATGTAAAATTTTTTGAAGACAATAAAGAATATATAGACCAAATATTAGATTTTTTTTCTATTTGGTTTAGGGACATGCTTTTGCTTTTAGAAACTAATGAAGATAGTTATGTGTTAAATATTGATAAAATAAATTATTTGAAAATTCATGGAAGTATTGTGGAATATGAAAAAATACCCAAAGCTATAGAGATAATAGAAGAGACAAGAAAAAATATAAAAGCAAACGTGAATTTTGGATTGTGTATAGAGATGCTGCTACTTAATTTACAGGAGGTTTAG
- a CDS encoding AbrB/MazE/SpoVT family DNA-binding domain-containing protein, which translates to MKSTGIVRKVDELGRVVIPIELRRTLNIGEKDALEIFVDGSQIILKKYEPACIFCGQAKDNINYKGKNICPSCIKEIEGLL; encoded by the coding sequence ATGAAATCTACTGGAATAGTAAGAAAAGTTGATGAACTTGGAAGAGTTGTAATCCCAATAGAATTAAGAAGAACTTTAAACATTGGAGAAAAAGATGCTCTTGAAATTTTTGTCGATGGTTCACAAATAATTCTAAAAAAATATGAACCAGCCTGTATTTTCTGTGGTCAAGCAAAGGACAATATAAACTACAAGGGAAAAAATATCTGTCCAAGTTGCATTAAAGAAATTGAGGGATTACTTTAA
- a CDS encoding tRNA1(Val) (adenine(37)-N6)-methyltransferase translates to MEYNILRDNERIDDLQCKGLKIIQNPKGFCFGMDAVLLSNFCEIKKGATVVDLGTGTGIIPILIAGKSNAGKIYGIEIQSQIADMAKRSVKLNNLENKIEILNVDLKRADKIINVNSVDVVTSNPPYMNAGGGIKNPEDMKAISRHEIKCTLEDVISMASRLLKHNGHFYLVHRPHRLVDIIYLCRQYKLEPKKIRFIHPSKNKKPNLLLLKCIKAARPELKFLEPLYVYKEDGSYTDEIYKIYSRESIEV, encoded by the coding sequence TTGGAATACAATATATTAAGAGATAATGAAAGAATAGATGATTTACAATGTAAAGGATTAAAGATTATTCAAAATCCAAAAGGTTTTTGTTTTGGAATGGATGCTGTGCTTTTAAGCAATTTTTGCGAAATTAAAAAAGGTGCTACAGTTGTAGATTTAGGAACTGGAACGGGGATAATTCCTATACTTATAGCAGGAAAAAGTAATGCAGGTAAGATATATGGTATAGAAATACAAAGTCAAATTGCAGATATGGCAAAGAGGAGTGTAAAACTTAATAATTTAGAAAATAAGATAGAAATATTAAATGTAGATTTAAAAAGAGCAGATAAGATTATAAATGTTAATTCTGTAGATGTTGTGACATCTAATCCACCTTATATGAATGCAGGTGGAGGCATAAAGAATCCAGAAGATATGAAGGCCATTTCAAGACATGAGATAAAGTGTACATTAGAAGATGTTATATCTATGGCAAGTAGATTACTTAAACATAATGGACATTTTTATTTAGTACATAGACCACATAGATTAGTAGATATAATATATTTATGTAGGCAGTATAAACTTGAACCAAAGAAGATAAGATTTATACATCCAAGTAAAAATAAAAAGCCAAATTTGTTGCTTTTAAAGTGCATTAAAGCAGCAAGGCCAGAGCTTAAATTTTTAGAACCGTTATATGTGTATAAAGAAGATGGAAGTTATACTGATGAAATTTATAAAATATATAGTAGAGAAAGTATAGAAGTATAA
- a CDS encoding DUF362 domain-containing protein produces the protein MAYYINDNCISCGACEPECPVNAISAGDDKYIIDANTCIDCGACANVCPVDAPNPE, from the coding sequence ATGGCATATTATATTAATGACAATTGTATTAGTTGTGGTGCATGTGAGCCAGAATGTCCAGTAAATGCAATTAGTGCTGGAGATGATAAGTATATAATAGATGCAAATACTTGTATTGATTGCGGTGCATGTGCCAATGTATGTCCTGTAGATGCTCCAAATCCAGAATAA
- a CDS encoding DUF1858 domain-containing protein has translation MRYNKDMTISEIVFSDFKTIEVFKKYGLSCLRCLGAETETLEEIARINEINLNKMIEDLNNVGRENACV, from the coding sequence TTGAGATATAATAAAGATATGACGATTTCTGAAATCGTTTTCAGTGATTTTAAAACTATAGAAGTTTTTAAAAAATATGGGCTTAGTTGTTTGAGGTGTTTAGGAGCAGAAACAGAAACTCTTGAAGAAATTGCTAGGATAAATGAAATAAATTTAAACAAGATGATTGAAGATTTGAATAATGTGGGAAGAGAAAATGCTTGTGTTTAA
- a CDS encoding DUF948 domain-containing protein, with translation MSQITINLTDLGLIILWGALVTLIIYLILVLRKFYFTMKEIQEIISVNKENIEMTLNEMPSIAKNLDEITGEVSHDVQMVRGTIDAIAQKSEVAAASLEDTGDLITGIAAIIQVGLFIKNIYEKISPKKKRVI, from the coding sequence ATGAGTCAGATAACTATTAATCTTACCGATTTAGGTTTAATTATATTGTGGGGAGCTTTAGTTACTCTTATAATTTATCTTATACTTGTATTAAGAAAATTTTACTTTACTATGAAAGAGATACAGGAAATAATTTCTGTTAATAAAGAAAATATAGAAATGACATTAAATGAAATGCCTTCCATAGCAAAAAATTTAGATGAAATTACTGGTGAAGTATCTCATGATGTACAAATGGTAAGAGGTACTATTGATGCCATAGCTCAAAAAAGCGAAGTTGCAGCTGCTTCTTTAGAAGATACCGGCGATTTAATAACTGGTATAGCTGCTATTATTCAAGTAGGATTGTTTATTAAAAATATATATGAAAAAATATCTCCTAAAAAGAAAAGAGTCATTTAA
- a CDS encoding nucleoside recognition domain-containing protein, with the protein MINTIWFFMIIIGIFIAVINGKLEVINKVIIENTGDAVTFAIGLTGIMATWLGLMKIAEKSGLIESIGKSFSKLMKYIFPDVPFSHPAITAMIMNMVANMFGAGNSATALGLKAMEELQKLNTKKDTATDAMIMFLVINMSSIQLIPLAVLKIRADANSVNPTEIIGPTLIATFISTLIGIFVCKIFERK; encoded by the coding sequence ATGATAAACACTATATGGTTTTTTATGATTATTATAGGTATATTTATAGCTGTGATAAATGGAAAGTTAGAAGTTATTAATAAAGTCATAATAGAAAATACAGGTGATGCTGTCACATTTGCAATTGGACTTACAGGAATAATGGCAACATGGCTTGGGCTTATGAAAATAGCTGAAAAATCGGGATTGATAGAGAGTATAGGAAAAAGTTTTAGTAAATTAATGAAATATATTTTTCCAGATGTACCATTTAGTCATCCAGCAATAACAGCTATGATAATGAATATGGTTGCAAATATGTTTGGAGCAGGGAATTCAGCTACAGCTTTAGGACTTAAAGCTATGGAAGAACTTCAAAAACTTAATACTAAAAAAGATACAGCAACAGATGCTATGATTATGTTTTTAGTGATAAATATGTCATCTATTCAGCTCATACCACTGGCTGTATTAAAGATAAGGGCAGATGCAAATTCTGTAAATCCTACAGAAATAATAGGTCCTACTTTAATAGCTACTTTTATATCTACATTAATAGGAATATTTGTATGTAAAATATTTGAAAGGAAGTAG